A single region of the Palaeococcus ferrophilus DSM 13482 genome encodes:
- a CDS encoding 2-phosphoglycerate kinase produces MIIVRDGKIRLPFSRGILTRSITSAGVDVGVAYALSTEVMKEFETEGRKEVTTEEIRERTYNKLREHGYKREARRYIFWSEVRRRGIPMVLLLGGATGVGKSTIATELAFRLGLRSIIGTDTIREVMRKMVSEELLPSIHSSSFLAWKALKAPLKGISPVIYGFERQTSHVSVGIRALLERAHREGFNTIIEGIHVVPGYFQMGSMDFMYVITVPGKEALSARFYARERYSKRPAEYYIQHIEAIMEIQDFVVERAREYSVPVIENLEVETTVNLIMEDLMKRLTDVLKEEGIDLEGQG; encoded by the coding sequence ATGATAATAGTGAGGGATGGGAAGATTAGACTCCCATTCTCCCGCGGTATTCTCACGCGCTCGATAACCTCCGCTGGCGTTGACGTTGGGGTGGCCTACGCCCTCTCCACGGAAGTCATGAAGGAGTTTGAGACGGAGGGAAGGAAGGAGGTAACCACGGAGGAGATACGTGAGAGAACGTACAATAAGCTCCGTGAGCACGGTTACAAGCGCGAGGCGAGACGCTACATCTTCTGGAGCGAGGTTAGGAGAAGGGGCATCCCCATGGTTCTTCTTCTCGGCGGTGCCACGGGCGTTGGGAAGTCCACGATAGCGACGGAGTTGGCCTTCCGCCTCGGCCTGAGGAGCATAATAGGGACGGACACTATAAGGGAGGTCATGAGGAAGATGGTGAGTGAGGAGCTCCTCCCGAGCATACACAGCTCATCGTTCCTGGCGTGGAAGGCACTGAAGGCTCCCCTGAAGGGTATCTCTCCGGTCATATACGGCTTTGAGAGGCAGACAAGCCACGTGAGCGTGGGGATACGTGCCCTTCTGGAGAGGGCGCACAGGGAGGGTTTCAACACAATAATAGAGGGTATACACGTGGTTCCTGGCTACTTCCAGATGGGCTCGATGGACTTCATGTACGTCATCACGGTTCCCGGGAAGGAGGCCCTCTCCGCGAGGTTCTACGCGAGGGAGCGCTACAGCAAGAGGCCCGCCGAGTACTACATCCAGCACATCGAGGCCATAATGGAGATACAGGACTTCGTGGTGGAGCGGGCGAGGGAGTACTCCGTGCCGGTCATAGAGAACCTCGAGGTTGAGACCACAGTAAACTTAATAATGGAAGACCTGATGAAGAGACTTACGGACGTACTTAAGGAAGAGGGAATTGATCTGGAGGGACAGGGATGA
- a CDS encoding RNA-guided endonuclease TnpB family protein, whose translation MTKVVLTYRMPHNWNIDLFLKEYQRLLQRAIDEIWDNTTWREKKVKHRYSVGRKNYSYYETTRIIPYFPQTNEFKRELRNELLREWPFAKHYVDSAIKTAYSVLKSWRQNYLKGKRKRAKPIVKRKFARVKTTLMKVEGSKIRVTIKPREEYLELDFSKEWFYERIKDWKVGELIIREQDVLLTFSKEVEFSGRIKIGIDSNLTSLDIFHPEKGWIRVDLSELHRIAETYDRIIDMLKSVQRKAPKRIGILLKKYWMRRRNRIEDYLNKLAVQLSGEFPDTVFVFEDLDKFKMLQNGSRKFNRRLSRATWKKIVGKLSYRVPIEFVNPAFTSSTCPVCGSRLESRNGLVECANCGFKADRQFVGAFNVLVRGLGVALSGVERDDLLSDEPGGELNVMKPKSVVKVDLNGKRFTHVPP comes from the coding sequence ATGACTAAAGTCGTTCTCACATACAGAATGCCCCACAACTGGAACATTGATTTGTTCCTCAAAGAATACCAAAGACTACTCCAGAGGGCAATTGATGAAATATGGGATAACACAACTTGGAGAGAGAAGAAGGTCAAGCACAGGTATTCTGTCGGAAGAAAAAATTACAGCTACTATGAGACAACCCGCATAATCCCTTATTTTCCACAAACAAACGAGTTCAAGCGGGAACTGAGGAACGAACTCCTTCGAGAGTGGCCTTTCGCCAAGCACTACGTTGATTCTGCAATAAAGACCGCTTATTCAGTCCTCAAAAGCTGGAGACAGAACTACCTCAAGGGAAAAAGAAAAAGAGCGAAGCCAATCGTTAAGCGGAAGTTCGCGAGGGTTAAAACAACACTAATGAAAGTCGAAGGTTCGAAGATAAGAGTAACCATCAAGCCGAGAGAAGAATACCTTGAGCTGGACTTCTCAAAGGAGTGGTTCTATGAGAGAATCAAGGACTGGAAGGTTGGAGAGCTGATAATCAGAGAGCAAGACGTTCTGCTAACCTTCTCAAAGGAAGTCGAGTTCTCTGGAAGAATCAAAATCGGCATTGACAGCAACCTGACGAGCCTCGACATCTTTCACCCTGAAAAAGGCTGGATTAGAGTGGACTTGAGCGAGCTACACAGGATTGCCGAGACCTACGACAGAATTATTGATATGCTAAAGAGCGTTCAGCGGAAAGCCCCGAAGAGGATTGGAATTCTCCTTAAGAAATACTGGATGAGGAGAAGGAACAGGATTGAGGATTATTTGAACAAGCTTGCAGTCCAGCTTTCGGGGGAGTTTCCAGATACGGTTTTCGTCTTCGAGGATTTGGACAAGTTCAAAATGCTCCAGAACGGTTCGAGGAAGTTTAATAGAAGGCTCTCCCGTGCCACTTGGAAGAAAATTGTTGGAAAGCTTTCTTATCGTGTTCCGATTGAGTTTGTTAATCCCGCTTTCACTTCGTCCACCTGCCCGGTGTGTGGGAGTAGGTTGGAGTCCCGAAACGGGCTGGTGGAGTGTGCTAACTGTGGGTTTAAGGCAGATAGGCAGTTTGTTGGTGCGTTCAACGTTTTGGTGCGGGGACTTGGGGTCGCCCTAAGCGGGGTTGAGCGTGATGATTTGCTCTCCGATG
- a CDS encoding HIT family protein translates to MKRIWAPWRIEYIRSPKHDGCIFCDFPKEDRDRDRLILYRGKHSFIIMNNYPYNPGHVMIAPYRHVGRWEDLTDEELLEIMKLSQLMVKALKRAMNPDGFNMGVNLGRVAGAGIDDHVHLHIVPRWNGDTNFMPVIADTKVIPESLEEAYDELKKVIYGILKEEDF, encoded by the coding sequence ATGAAGAGAATCTGGGCGCCGTGGCGCATTGAATATATCCGCTCACCCAAGCACGACGGCTGCATATTCTGCGACTTCCCGAAGGAGGATCGCGATAGGGATAGGCTCATACTCTACCGCGGAAAACACAGCTTCATAATCATGAACAACTACCCCTACAACCCCGGCCACGTGATGATAGCTCCATACAGGCACGTGGGAAGGTGGGAAGACCTGACCGATGAGGAGCTTTTGGAGATAATGAAGCTCTCCCAGCTCATGGTGAAGGCGCTCAAGAGGGCGATGAACCCGGACGGATTCAACATGGGCGTGAACCTTGGGAGGGTTGCGGGGGCGGGAATAGACGACCACGTCCACCTTCACATCGTCCCGCGCTGGAACGGGGACACCAACTTCATGCCGGTGATAGCGGACACCAAGGTCATCCCCGAGTCCCTCGAGGAGGCCTACGACGAGCTTAAGAAGGTAATATATGGAATCTTAAAAGAAGAGGACTTTTGA
- a CDS encoding IS607 family transposase: MVVKEKLYTVKQASEILGVHPKTIQKWDKEGKIKTIRTPGGRRRIPESEIKRLLGISEENGLIIGYARVSSHTQKDDLERQVEAIEQYAKERGWQVKILKDIGSGLNENRKNYRKLLELVAKGEVSKVIVTYPDRLTRFGFKTIEFFFKENGAEIIIINDKEKSPREELIEDLITIISHFAGKLYGMRSHKYKKLKEGVKKLIEEVEND; the protein is encoded by the coding sequence ATGGTAGTGAAAGAGAAGCTCTACACGGTTAAACAAGCGAGCGAAATTCTCGGCGTCCACCCAAAAACAATCCAGAAATGGGACAAAGAGGGAAAAATCAAAACCATTAGGACACCCGGCGGAAGACGAAGAATACCAGAAAGCGAAATAAAAAGGCTTCTCGGCATAAGCGAGGAAAACGGACTAATCATTGGCTACGCAAGAGTCTCAAGCCACACCCAAAAAGACGACTTGGAAAGACAGGTTGAAGCCATCGAGCAATACGCAAAAGAACGTGGTTGGCAGGTCAAAATCCTCAAAGACATCGGCTCAGGATTGAACGAGAACAGAAAGAACTACCGCAAACTCCTCGAACTCGTCGCAAAGGGAGAAGTCTCAAAAGTCATCGTCACTTATCCCGACAGGCTCACCCGCTTTGGTTTCAAAACTATCGAATTCTTCTTCAAGGAGAACGGTGCAGAGATAATCATTATCAACGACAAAGAAAAATCCCCACGAGAGGAACTCATTGAAGACTTAATAACCATAATATCGCACTTCGCTGGAAAGCTCTACGGAATGCGCTCCCACAAATACAAAAAGCTCAAGGAAGGCGTGAAAAAACTCATAGAGGAGGTCGAGAATGACTAA
- the thyX gene encoding FAD-dependent thymidylate synthase — protein sequence MDGINVRLINYTRRPLETVTWAALISYWEGWETEAFERMDKNDVEMHLPRVLGYGHESILEHATLTFAIEGCSRVCSHQLVRHRLASYTQQSQRYIILNPKDVEETFVIPEGIKNDPELLEEWKELMKKSIELYKKTVERGQHQEDARFILPQSVRTKIVVTMNLRELKHFLGLRACERAQWEIREIAWKMLEEIAKNDDLRPIIKWAKLGPRCIQMGYCPEGELMPPGCWKKTREKWKKLGE from the coding sequence ATGGATGGAATAAACGTGAGGCTCATCAACTACACGAGGAGACCGCTCGAAACCGTCACGTGGGCGGCGCTTATAAGCTACTGGGAAGGATGGGAGACCGAAGCCTTCGAACGGATGGATAAGAACGACGTCGAAATGCACCTTCCGAGGGTTCTCGGCTACGGTCATGAGAGTATTCTTGAGCACGCGACGCTAACCTTCGCCATTGAGGGCTGTTCTCGTGTTTGCTCGCACCAACTTGTTCGTCATAGGTTAGCAAGTTATACCCAACAGTCACAGCGCTACATTATATTGAATCCCAAAGATGTTGAGGAGACCTTCGTCATCCCAGAAGGGATAAAGAACGATCCCGAGCTTCTTGAGGAGTGGAAGGAGCTCATGAAGAAGTCCATTGAGCTATACAAAAAGACCGTTGAGAGAGGCCAGCACCAGGAGGACGCACGCTTCATCCTGCCCCAGAGCGTTAGAACCAAGATAGTCGTCACCATGAACCTCCGCGAGCTGAAGCACTTTTTGGGACTGAGGGCGTGCGAAAGGGCCCAATGGGAGATTAGGGAGATAGCCTGGAAGATGCTCGAGGAGATAGCGAAGAACGATGACCTGAGGCCGATAATAAAGTGGGCGAAGCTCGGGCCGCGCTGTATCCAGATGGGCTACTGCCCCGAGGGGGAGCTCATGCCCCCTGGCTGCTGGAAGAAGACGAGGGAGAAGTGGAAGAAACTGGGGGAATAA
- a CDS encoding MFS transporter: MERRRLLGIALLVLSAFTGTLAFRLATPAVAFYTRDVLRASMLSLSVVSTSFVLARALSSLFGGLILERGKKLVYIGSLAMMGNAIAVQLYPLTSSWPQVVGIKLLNGFLNGLSWPMAQFVIAVVTPKEIRARVTSVYFLFGSIASLLGNYAYAFTVRWGLSGQMWLASAFFLLTGLIMLASYVLLDGWIVPRRKKTPGGERPSLDPRRVLVIASLMAAIVAFTSGEITYVYVSEALGLDRATTATLLGWTGFLAAMLSYGVSWLADVRSERMMVVLTSLMAALSPLFASIKTAPTVFLGIFLALFAFQSFRPISRKVLSTYHRSSLAIGGINALQNLSTFAGGMLFGFAYSFGQVRFGLTFNSGLLSFLPISLLLMLSAFGLKKRDTPTFRNR; encoded by the coding sequence ATGGAGAGAAGACGACTTTTGGGAATAGCACTTCTCGTGCTCTCAGCATTCACAGGCACGCTCGCCTTCCGCCTCGCCACTCCAGCGGTGGCCTTCTACACGCGAGACGTTCTAAGGGCCAGCATGCTCTCCCTATCCGTGGTTTCAACATCTTTTGTCCTCGCGAGGGCGTTATCTTCCCTTTTTGGTGGCTTAATCCTTGAGAGAGGTAAGAAGCTCGTTTACATAGGTTCTTTAGCGATGATGGGCAACGCAATAGCTGTCCAGCTGTATCCACTCACCTCAAGCTGGCCGCAGGTGGTGGGGATAAAACTCCTCAACGGCTTCTTAAACGGCCTTAGCTGGCCGATGGCTCAGTTCGTGATAGCGGTGGTAACTCCAAAGGAAATAAGGGCGAGGGTTACCTCCGTCTACTTCCTCTTTGGCAGCATAGCTTCTCTCCTCGGCAACTACGCCTACGCTTTCACAGTTCGATGGGGGCTCTCTGGCCAGATGTGGCTCGCTTCGGCCTTCTTCCTCCTCACGGGCCTCATAATGCTGGCGAGCTACGTTTTGCTCGATGGCTGGATAGTCCCGAGGAGAAAGAAAACCCCTGGCGGGGAGAGACCCTCCCTCGACCCCAGAAGGGTTCTTGTCATAGCCTCGCTCATGGCTGCCATAGTTGCCTTCACCTCCGGCGAGATAACGTATGTGTACGTCTCGGAGGCGCTGGGACTGGACAGGGCTACCACCGCAACGCTCCTTGGGTGGACGGGCTTTCTCGCGGCCATGCTGAGCTACGGTGTTTCGTGGCTTGCCGATGTGAGAAGCGAGAGGATGATGGTCGTGCTTACGTCGCTCATGGCGGCGCTCTCACCGCTGTTCGCTTCCATAAAAACGGCCCCAACGGTTTTCCTTGGAATATTTCTCGCGCTCTTCGCCTTCCAGAGTTTTAGGCCGATTTCGAGAAAGGTGCTCTCAACCTACCACCGCTCCTCCCTCGCCATAGGCGGCATCAACGCTCTCCAGAACCTCTCCACCTTCGCGGGAGGGATGCTTTTTGGGTTCGCCTACTCCTTCGGGCAGGTGAGGTTCGGGCTGACGTTCAACTCGGGCCTGCTATCTTTCCTCCCCATCTCCCTGCTCCTGATGCTCTCGGCGTTTGGGCTAAAAAAACGCGATACCCCAACTTTCCGTAACCGTTAA
- the argF gene encoding ornithine carbamoyltransferase: MVVSLAGRDVLCLQDFTREELETILKTAEMMKIWNKIGKPHRVLEGKTLAMIFQKPSTRTRISFEVGIYQLGGYGLYLNAQDLQLRRGETIADTARVLSRYVDGIMARVYAHKDVEDLAKYASVPVINGLSDFSHPCQALADYQTILEKKGRIQGVKVVYVGDGNNVAHSLMIAGTKLGANVVVATPEGYEPDPKVVKWAEQNAAESGGSFELLHDPVKAVTGADVIYTDVWASMGQEAEAEERRKIFMPFQVNKDLVKHAKQDYIFMHCLPAHRGEEVTDDVVDSPNSVVFDEAENRLHAQKAVMALVMGGIKV; the protein is encoded by the coding sequence ATGGTGGTTAGCCTTGCAGGAAGGGACGTTCTCTGCCTCCAGGACTTCACGAGGGAGGAGCTTGAGACGATTCTCAAGACTGCCGAGATGATGAAGATTTGGAACAAGATAGGCAAGCCGCACCGCGTTCTCGAGGGTAAGACCCTCGCCATGATATTCCAGAAGCCCTCGACCAGAACCAGGATAAGCTTTGAGGTCGGCATCTATCAGCTCGGCGGCTACGGCCTCTACCTCAACGCCCAGGACCTCCAGCTCAGGCGCGGCGAGACCATAGCCGACACTGCCCGCGTTCTCAGCAGGTACGTTGACGGAATAATGGCAAGGGTTTACGCCCACAAGGACGTTGAGGACCTCGCCAAGTACGCGAGCGTTCCGGTCATAAACGGCCTCTCCGACTTCTCACACCCGTGCCAGGCCTTAGCTGACTACCAGACGATACTCGAAAAGAAGGGCCGGATTCAGGGCGTTAAGGTCGTCTACGTCGGTGATGGAAACAACGTGGCTCATTCGCTCATGATAGCCGGAACCAAGCTCGGTGCGAACGTCGTCGTTGCAACGCCAGAGGGCTACGAGCCAGACCCGAAGGTGGTCAAGTGGGCCGAGCAGAACGCGGCCGAGAGCGGTGGAAGCTTTGAGCTCCTCCACGACCCGGTCAAGGCCGTAACCGGTGCGGACGTCATCTACACCGACGTCTGGGCGAGCATGGGGCAGGAAGCCGAGGCCGAGGAGAGGAGAAAGATATTCATGCCCTTCCAGGTCAACAAAGACCTCGTCAAGCACGCCAAGCAGGACTACATCTTCATGCACTGCCTCCCTGCCCACAGGGGCGAGGAGGTTACGGATGACGTCGTTGATTCCCCGAACAGCGTCGTCTTTGATGAGGCAGAAAACAGGCTCCACGCCCAGAAGGCCGTCATGGCCCTCGTCATGGGCGGGATTAAGGTCTGA
- a CDS encoding 50S ribosomal protein L16 produces MGLRPAKIDRKVKKPAYTRREYIRGAPGPRITIFDMGNLSAEFEYEVSLHMEHPVQIRQNALEAIRQQLNRYLSRNIGRSNFHFKIRVYPFQVLRENPMATGRKADRYGNGMRRPFGKPIGLAARLKKDQKLLTVWVNRNHLKFALEAMRRANMKVPAKAYVRIYDKEGNDVTTKVLSSL; encoded by the coding sequence ATGGGATTGAGACCAGCTAAGATTGATAGAAAAGTCAAAAAGCCCGCTTACACTAGGAGAGAGTACATAAGGGGTGCCCCCGGCCCGAGGATCACCATCTTCGATATGGGAAACCTCTCAGCGGAGTTTGAGTACGAGGTCAGCCTTCACATGGAACACCCCGTTCAGATCAGGCAGAACGCCCTCGAGGCCATAAGGCAGCAGCTCAACCGTTACCTCAGCAGGAACATCGGTAGGAGCAACTTCCACTTCAAGATAAGGGTCTACCCCTTCCAGGTGCTCCGTGAGAACCCGATGGCCACCGGAAGGAAGGCCGACCGTTACGGAAACGGTATGAGGAGGCCCTTCGGAAAGCCGATAGGCCTTGCCGCAAGGCTCAAGAAGGATCAGAAGCTCCTCACCGTTTGGGTCAACAGGAACCACCTCAAGTTCGCCCTCGAGGCCATGAGGAGGGCCAACATGAAGGTGCCCGCCAAGGCCTACGTCAGGATATACGACAAAGAGGGCAACGATGTGACCACCAAGGTTCTCTCGAGCCTCTGA